The following proteins come from a genomic window of Populus nigra chromosome 6, ddPopNigr1.1, whole genome shotgun sequence:
- the LOC133696148 gene encoding ribonuclease 1-like, producing the protein MKANSSTLIKLLVLLCLSVLSVSQDFDFFYFVQQWPGSYCDTMTSCCYPTTGKPAADFGIHGVWPNYNDGTYPKNCDASSPYDPKKVADLRSGMQKNWPTLACPSGTGVAFWTHEWEKHGTCSESLLDQHGYFQAALDLKKQVNLLQALTNAGINPDGGSYSLSSVKSAIQDAVGFTPWIECNTDTSRNSQLYQIYLCVDASGKNLIDCPVFPRGKCDPEIEFPSF; encoded by the exons ATGAAAGCCAACAGTTCTACCTTGATCAAGCTTCTGGTACTCCTGTGCCTATCAGTACTTTCTGTTTCACAGGACTTCGACTTCTTCTACTTTGTTCAACAG TGGCCAGGATCATACTGTGACACAATGACAAGTTGCTGCTACCCAACAACTGGAAAACCTGCGGCTGATTTCGGCATTCATGGAGTTTGGCCCAATTACAATGACGGGACATACCCAAAAAACTGTGATGCTAGTAGCCCCTACGATCCAAAAAAG GTTGCAGACCTAAGGAGCGGTATGCAAAAGAATTGGCCAACGCTGGCTTGCCCAAGCGGCACTGGAGTAGCCTTCTGGACACATGAATGGGAAAAGCATGGGACGTGCTCCGAGTCTCTTCTTGACCAACATGGATACTTCCAAGCAGCTCTCGATTTGAAAAAGCAAGTTAACCTCCTTCAGGCACTAACAAATGCAG GAATAAACCCAGATGGGGGATCTTACAGCTTGAGCAGTGTCAAGAGTGCTATACAAGACGCAGTAGGATTTACTCCATGGATAGAGTGCAATACTGATACATCAAGGAACAGTCAACTTTACCAAATTTACCTGTGTGTGGATGCTAGTGGGAAAAATCTCATTGACTGTCCAGTGTTTCCCAGAGGAAAATGTGATCCAGAAATTGAGTTCCCTTCTTTTTAG